One window from the genome of Synechococcus sp. PROS-7-1 encodes:
- a CDS encoding phycobiliprotein lyase produces the protein MDETAFPPADLEAFLQLCAGRWMSLRSRFDLKGAEDEWHASDRGEVTVKTALQDSALTLTVEAADGASSELLFAANGELMLRSQASQRQGHWQFRPDASVELEVMEGDTRVRERIWFIKPNLRLRSTTATAAEGTPVQARFCSEIRRVSPPQP, from the coding sequence ATGGATGAAACCGCTTTCCCCCCGGCCGATCTGGAGGCCTTCCTGCAGTTGTGTGCAGGCCGCTGGATGAGTCTGCGCAGTCGATTTGATCTGAAAGGTGCCGAGGACGAATGGCATGCCAGCGACCGTGGTGAAGTCACGGTGAAGACGGCGCTCCAGGATTCAGCCTTGACGCTCACGGTGGAGGCGGCGGATGGCGCGTCCAGTGAGCTTCTGTTTGCAGCGAACGGTGAGCTGATGCTGCGCTCGCAGGCCTCACAACGCCAAGGGCACTGGCAGTTTCGTCCCGACGCCAGTGTGGAACTGGAGGTGATGGAAGGCGATACCCGGGTGCGCGAGCGCATCTGGTTCATCAAGCCCAACCTGCGGCTGCGCAGCACCACTGCCACGGCGGCGGAGGGAACCCCTGTTCAAGCCCGTTTCTGTTCCGAGATTCGGCGCGTGTCACCGCCCCAGCCCTGA